In Wenyingzhuangia fucanilytica, the following are encoded in one genomic region:
- a CDS encoding YaiO family outer membrane beta-barrel protein yields MRHNCMTFKKVTLFLIFICCCQFGFAQDFSSDELFLQARTAAFDEDNYPKAIQLSKQALEKSPDYADIRIFLGRIYTWSDKVEDARKEFKRVLAKSPDNEEASVAYANLEFWNNNSREALKVINSGLSHHPNSIDLLLYKARLLNDIKKWPEAEEVVESILEKDDKNEKARAMLIKIKDNSFKRQVGVSYEYVYFDDGFNGRDPWQLASVDFSTQTPIGSVIARVNYANRFLTNGFQYEIDAYPSFTENFRAYMNVGYSNASIFPNYRVGLSLYHDLPKSFEIEAGFRYLNFSSDTWIYTASVGKYYKSFWFNFRTYLTPSESDLSKSISFSTRYYYSGTDDYIGIRVGTGLSPDDSSNANTIGNSGNNLSASNINLNYRKTIKKLNVITLSFGFENQEYRLDTRGNQIDFGVTYSRRFR; encoded by the coding sequence ATGAGGCATAATTGCATGACTTTTAAAAAAGTTACTTTGTTTTTAATATTTATTTGTTGTTGTCAATTTGGTTTTGCTCAAGATTTTTCATCGGATGAACTTTTTTTACAAGCTAGAACAGCTGCTTTTGATGAAGATAATTATCCAAAAGCAATACAGTTAAGCAAACAAGCTTTAGAAAAAAGTCCGGATTACGCTGATATTAGAATTTTTTTAGGGAGAATTTATACTTGGTCTGACAAAGTAGAAGATGCTAGAAAAGAGTTTAAAAGAGTGTTAGCAAAAAGTCCAGATAATGAAGAAGCTAGTGTTGCATATGCCAACTTAGAATTTTGGAACAATAATTCTAGAGAGGCTTTAAAAGTGATTAATTCTGGGTTGTCACATCATCCTAACTCCATAGATTTATTGTTGTACAAAGCAAGGTTGTTAAATGATATAAAAAAATGGCCTGAGGCAGAAGAAGTTGTAGAGTCTATTTTAGAAAAAGATGATAAAAACGAAAAAGCTAGAGCCATGCTAATTAAAATTAAAGACAATTCTTTTAAACGTCAAGTGGGTGTGTCTTATGAGTATGTTTATTTTGATGATGGTTTTAATGGTAGAGATCCTTGGCAATTGGCAAGTGTAGATTTTAGCACCCAAACGCCAATAGGTTCTGTAATTGCTAGAGTAAATTATGCGAATAGATTTTTAACCAACGGATTTCAATACGAAATAGATGCCTATCCAAGTTTTACAGAAAATTTTAGGGCTTATATGAATGTTGGTTATTCCAATGCTAGTATTTTTCCTAATTACAGAGTTGGACTTTCTTTGTATCATGATTTACCAAAAAGTTTTGAGATAGAAGCAGGTTTTAGATATTTAAACTTTAGTAGTGATACTTGGATTTATACTGCATCTGTTGGTAAATATTACAAAAGTTTTTGGTTTAATTTTAGAACTTATTTAACTCCATCAGAAAGTGATTTATCTAAATCTATTTCTTTTTCAACAAGATATTATTACAGTGGTACAGATGATTATATAGGAATTAGAGTTGGTACAGGTTTGTCTCCCGATGATTCTTCTAACGCTAATACTATTGGGAATTCGGGTAATAATTTATCAGCTAGTAACATCAACTTAAACTACAGAAAAACCATTAAAAAACTTAATGTAATTACTTTAAGTTTTGGTTTTGAAAATCAAGAGTATAGATTAGATACAAGAGGAAATCAAATTGATTTTGGAGTGACTTATTCAAGACGTTTTAGATAA
- a CDS encoding LTA synthase family protein, translating to MKSIKETSKFHQFLEANRTFVGIFSVWLMVLCFVSIGEIIYNGITNEYPKNIVKVGFWSITLNIVFWIKWLFYEYTIYTILFMINKRIAKITAYIFILILAIIHLCLIQYFNTALVPLGADIYSYSIADIKQTLGSAGGVGVLPVIGILIFSALLIFVLHIGYKFLKLPYKVAFLFPIISILLLFVNTNSISQSLKLNSDFENNLVLNKSDFFYKSTYKHFYPEVYEMDIYADSYIGDYEGDEVKILSFEYIDEENYPFLHQNNSPDVLSTFFNKSEKKPNIVIILVEGLGRAFTNKGAYLGNFTPFLDSLSNQSLYWKNFLSQGGRTFAVLPSLMASLPFGENGFLALGDKMPKHLSLFNILNNNGYQTSFYYGGESRFDNMKLFLQLNNVAINDYDSFPSNAVKLPASSTSGFSWGYSDKAMFKHFLNNQKQNDKPSLSVLLTVATHSPFLVEEQDRYNQRFEERLDELNLDEKTKNTRRNYKAQFASVLYADDAVKEFINEYKKRPDFDNTIFLITGDHRLPEIPMATKIDRYHVPLIIYSPMLKRTEMFASVSTHFDIAPSLLSYLKNSYNIKTPSVASWMGDGLDTIRSFRNIHSYPLIQTKTDINDYVLGNYHLNGDNLFELNQNMGEANLQDEDIKNRIQNLFNTFKRKSQSITVDKAIIPDSIYQKYTK from the coding sequence ATGAAATCAATAAAAGAAACCTCCAAATTTCATCAGTTTTTAGAAGCCAACAGAACTTTTGTTGGTATTTTCTCTGTTTGGCTTATGGTACTTTGTTTTGTATCTATTGGAGAAATTATTTACAATGGTATTACTAACGAATACCCTAAAAACATTGTTAAAGTTGGTTTTTGGTCAATTACCCTAAATATAGTCTTTTGGATAAAATGGTTGTTTTATGAATATACTATCTACACCATTTTATTTATGATAAATAAAAGAATTGCCAAAATTACTGCCTATATATTTATTCTGATATTGGCAATTATCCATTTGTGTTTGATACAATATTTTAACACAGCTTTAGTTCCTTTAGGGGCAGATATTTATAGCTATTCTATAGCAGATATTAAACAAACTTTAGGTTCCGCTGGAGGTGTTGGTGTTTTGCCTGTGATAGGAATACTAATTTTTTCTGCTTTATTAATATTTGTACTACATATTGGTTATAAATTTTTAAAGCTACCTTATAAAGTTGCTTTTTTATTCCCTATTATTTCTATTCTATTGCTTTTTGTTAATACCAACAGCATTTCACAATCTTTAAAATTAAATTCAGATTTTGAAAACAACTTGGTACTAAACAAAAGTGATTTTTTTTACAAAAGCACTTACAAACATTTTTATCCTGAGGTATATGAAATGGATATTTATGCTGATAGTTATATTGGAGATTATGAAGGTGACGAAGTAAAAATATTGTCTTTTGAATATATTGATGAAGAAAATTATCCATTCTTACATCAAAACAACAGTCCCGATGTACTTAGTACTTTTTTTAATAAATCTGAGAAAAAACCCAATATTGTAATCATTTTAGTTGAGGGATTAGGAAGGGCTTTTACCAACAAAGGAGCATATTTAGGAAACTTTACTCCTTTTTTAGATTCATTATCAAACCAAAGTTTGTATTGGAAAAACTTTTTAAGTCAAGGAGGAAGAACCTTTGCGGTACTACCTTCATTAATGGCTTCACTCCCATTTGGAGAGAATGGATTTTTAGCACTTGGAGATAAAATGCCTAAACATTTATCCTTGTTTAATATTTTAAATAATAACGGATATCAAACTTCTTTTTACTACGGAGGTGAGTCTAGGTTTGATAACATGAAATTGTTTTTACAACTAAACAATGTAGCCATAAATGATTACGATAGTTTCCCTAGCAATGCAGTTAAATTACCTGCCTCATCTACTAGTGGATTTTCTTGGGGTTACAGTGACAAAGCCATGTTTAAACATTTTTTAAACAACCAAAAACAAAACGATAAACCTAGTTTAAGTGTATTATTAACCGTTGCCACACACAGTCCATTTTTAGTAGAAGAACAAGATAGGTACAACCAACGATTTGAAGAAAGATTAGATGAACTTAATCTTGATGAAAAAACAAAAAATACTCGCAGAAACTATAAAGCTCAATTTGCTTCTGTTTTATATGCTGATGATGCTGTTAAGGAATTTATAAACGAGTACAAAAAAAGACCAGACTTTGATAATACCATATTTTTAATTACCGGTGATCACAGATTACCAGAAATTCCTATGGCTACTAAAATAGACAGGTATCATGTTCCTTTAATCATATATTCTCCTATGCTAAAAAGAACCGAAATGTTTGCTTCTGTTTCTACACATTTTGATATTGCTCCTAGCCTATTATCTTATTTAAAAAATAGCTATAATATTAAAACTCCTAGTGTTGCCAGTTGGATGGGTGATGGATTAGATACTATTCGCAGTTTTAGAAACATCCATAGCTATCCTTTAATACAAACCAAAACAGATATTAATGATTACGTTTTAGGGAATTATCATTTAAACGGAGATAATTTATTTGAATTAAATCAAAATATGGGGGAAGCTAATTTACAGGATGAAGACATTAAAAACAGAATACAAAACTTATTTAATACCTTTAAAAGAAAAAGTCAAAGCATTACTGTTGATAAAGCTATTATCCCTGATTCTATATACCAGAAATACACAAAATAA
- a CDS encoding glycosyltransferase family 2 protein — protein MMYSIILITSYIFIGIYSIGETRYYLNKNSFTDYNAISSSSEAPRVSIIAPAYNEGATIIENVRSLLSLHYNNLELIIVNDGSSDDSLEKLIAKYDLYKTSYFVDSQIKTKPVKGVYRSRKLIYRKLIVVDKENGGKADALNTGINISSYEYTVCVDVDCILEQDSLLKLVKPFLENTEEKVIATGGVIRIANSCVIENGRLIKVNLPKKFLPRVQTLEYIRAFLLGRMAWSRLNGLLLISGAFGAFDKEIAIKCGGYDTETVGEDIELVVRMRRYMEELDLPYKVSFIPDPLCWTEAPDSFKILGRQRNRWTRGTIETLKIHKKMFFNPDYGILGVLSYPYWFFFEFLAPIIEFLGLITFILFAAFGLINWSYFIHLLLMVFSFGVLYSVFAILMEVLTYNQYKKQSEIIKLVFTAMLEPIFFHPFVVYSAIRGNIDYLRKKKSWGEMTRTGFGNTDQNTTS, from the coding sequence ATGATGTATTCTATCATACTCATCACTTCCTATATATTTATTGGTATATACTCCATTGGAGAAACTAGATATTATCTAAATAAAAATAGCTTTACAGATTACAATGCTATTTCTTCCTCATCAGAAGCTCCTAGAGTATCTATCATTGCCCCTGCATATAACGAGGGCGCCACAATTATTGAAAATGTAAGATCCTTACTTTCTTTACATTACAACAACCTAGAATTAATTATAGTAAACGATGGTAGTTCCGATGATTCTTTAGAAAAATTAATAGCCAAATACGATCTATATAAAACCTCATATTTTGTTGATTCACAAATCAAAACAAAGCCTGTTAAAGGAGTATATAGAAGTAGGAAACTAATTTACAGAAAACTAATTGTTGTTGATAAAGAAAACGGTGGTAAAGCAGATGCTTTAAATACAGGTATTAATATTTCTAGTTATGAATACACTGTTTGTGTTGATGTTGATTGTATTTTAGAACAAGACTCTCTTTTAAAACTAGTAAAACCATTTTTAGAAAACACTGAGGAAAAAGTAATTGCTACTGGTGGAGTAATTAGAATTGCCAATAGTTGTGTTATAGAAAATGGTAGATTGATTAAAGTAAACCTCCCTAAAAAGTTTTTACCTAGAGTACAAACGCTAGAATATATTAGAGCTTTTTTATTAGGTCGTATGGCCTGGAGTAGATTAAATGGTTTGTTGTTAATTTCTGGAGCTTTTGGTGCTTTTGATAAAGAAATCGCCATTAAATGTGGTGGTTATGATACAGAAACTGTTGGTGAGGATATTGAATTAGTGGTAAGAATGAGGCGTTATATGGAAGAACTCGATTTACCTTATAAAGTTAGTTTTATTCCCGATCCTTTGTGTTGGACTGAAGCTCCTGATAGTTTTAAAATATTAGGAAGACAAAGAAACAGATGGACCAGAGGAACTATTGAAACACTTAAAATTCATAAAAAAATGTTTTTTAATCCAGATTATGGAATTTTAGGAGTACTAAGCTATCCTTATTGGTTTTTCTTTGAATTTTTAGCACCTATCATAGAATTTTTAGGACTGATTACTTTTATCCTTTTTGCTGCTTTTGGATTGATTAATTGGAGCTATTTTATCCACCTCCTTTTAATGGTTTTTAGTTTTGGGGTTTTATATTCAGTATTTGCTATCTTAATGGAAGTACTAACTTATAACCAATACAAAAAACAAAGTGAAATTATAAAACTAGTGTTTACTGCCATGTTAGAACCTATTTTCTTTCATCCTTTTGTTGTCTATTCAGCAATTAGAGGAAATATAGATTACCTAAGAAAAAAGAAAAGCTGGGGAGAAATGACCAGAACAGGCTTTGGAAATACTGACCAAAATACAACATCATGA